A genomic window from Micromonospora ferruginea includes:
- a CDS encoding ABC transporter ATP-binding protein, with protein sequence MTGDLIPGAAGAPAPSTVDADLVVSLDGVGVTRSGTALVRDVDWRVELDERWVLLGPNGAGKTTLLNLAAGRLHPTHGVAHVLGERIGRTDVNELRTRIGLSTATLAERIPAEERVTDVVVTAAWSVVGRWRESYDRTDENRATALLGQLGVGHLADRVYGTLSEGERKRVQIARALMTDPELLLLDEPAAGLDLGGREDLVARLAELAYDPDAPAMVLVTHHVEEIPPGFTHALLLREGGVVAQGLLAEVLTADNLSKTFGLPLLVSRAGDRWTARAA encoded by the coding sequence GTGACTGGTGACCTGATCCCCGGCGCCGCCGGCGCCCCCGCCCCCTCGACCGTGGACGCGGATCTGGTGGTCAGCCTCGACGGGGTCGGCGTCACGCGTTCCGGCACCGCGCTGGTGCGCGACGTCGACTGGCGGGTCGAGCTGGACGAACGGTGGGTGCTGCTCGGCCCGAACGGCGCCGGCAAGACCACCCTGCTCAACCTGGCCGCCGGCCGGCTGCACCCGACCCACGGCGTCGCGCACGTGCTCGGCGAACGCATCGGCCGCACCGACGTCAACGAGCTGCGTACCCGGATCGGCCTCTCCACCGCCACCCTCGCCGAGCGGATCCCCGCCGAGGAGCGCGTCACCGACGTGGTGGTGACCGCCGCCTGGTCGGTGGTCGGCCGCTGGCGGGAGAGCTACGACCGCACCGACGAGAACCGGGCCACCGCGCTGCTCGGCCAGCTCGGCGTCGGCCACCTCGCCGACCGGGTGTACGGCACGCTCTCCGAGGGCGAACGCAAGCGGGTGCAGATCGCCCGCGCCCTGATGACCGACCCGGAGCTGCTGCTGCTGGACGAACCCGCCGCCGGGCTCGACCTGGGTGGCCGGGAGGACCTGGTCGCCCGGCTCGCCGAGCTGGCGTACGACCCGGACGCGCCGGCCATGGTGCTGGTCACCCACCACGTCGAGGAGATCCCGCCCGGCTTCACCCACGCGCTGCTGCTGCGCGAGGGCGGCGTGGTCGCGCAGGGCCTGCTGGCCGAGGTGCTCACCGCCGACAACCTGTCCAAGACCTTCGGCCTGCCGCTGCTCGTCTCGCGCGCCGGCGACCGCTGGACCGCGCGCGCCGCCTGA
- a CDS encoding ABC transporter ATP-binding protein codes for MSAVIEIAGLRKSFHTLRQGRRVAVDGFDMLVESGQVHGFLGPNGSGKTTTLRALLGLVRPDAGRMSVLGVDSPERLPEVAGRVGAIVESPQFFGNFTAHRTLRLLAVAGGVPTGRVDEVLEQVGLRERGAERVKGYSLGMKQRLAVASALLKSPELLILDEPANGLDPAGIREMRDLTRSLAAAGVTVLLSSHILAEIQLICDHVTIVSRGRRVAYGPVDEVLAGFDQHQWRVRVAEPERAAQVLGRAGLSVAGEADHLVVTGVEDPEVISRTLGEEGLWVRELVPLRPDLESVFLELTGGHEPVAVPRQVDGAPTHDGVIDLDVRGGREVDA; via the coding sequence ATGAGCGCGGTCATCGAGATCGCCGGTCTCCGCAAGTCGTTCCACACCCTGCGCCAGGGGCGCCGGGTCGCCGTCGACGGTTTCGACATGCTGGTCGAGTCGGGTCAGGTGCACGGCTTCCTGGGGCCGAACGGTTCCGGGAAGACGACCACGCTGCGGGCGCTGCTCGGGCTGGTGCGCCCGGACGCCGGCCGGATGAGTGTGCTGGGCGTCGATTCCCCGGAGCGGCTGCCCGAGGTGGCCGGGCGGGTCGGCGCGATCGTGGAGAGCCCGCAGTTCTTCGGCAACTTCACCGCGCACCGGACGCTGCGCCTGCTGGCCGTGGCCGGCGGCGTGCCGACCGGCCGGGTGGACGAGGTGCTGGAGCAGGTCGGCCTGCGGGAGCGGGGCGCGGAGCGGGTCAAGGGTTACTCGTTGGGCATGAAGCAACGACTGGCGGTGGCCTCGGCCCTGCTGAAGAGTCCGGAGCTGCTGATCCTCGACGAGCCGGCGAACGGGCTGGACCCGGCCGGCATCCGGGAGATGCGCGACCTCACCCGGTCGCTCGCCGCGGCCGGCGTGACGGTGCTGCTGTCCAGCCACATCCTCGCCGAGATCCAGTTGATCTGCGACCACGTGACGATCGTCAGTCGCGGCCGGCGGGTCGCGTACGGGCCGGTGGACGAGGTGCTGGCCGGCTTCGACCAGCACCAGTGGCGGGTCCGGGTGGCCGAGCCCGAGCGGGCCGCGCAGGTGCTGGGCCGGGCCGGCCTGTCGGTGGCCGGGGAAGCCGACCACCTGGTGGTGACCGGGGTGGAGGATCCCGAGGTGATCAGCCGGACGCTGGGCGAGGAGGGGCTGTGGGTGCGTGAGCTGGTGCCGCTGCGGCCCGATCTGGAGAGCGTCTTCCTGGAGCTGACCGGTGGTCACGAGCCGGTGGCGGTGCCGCGCCAGGTGGACGGCGCGCCGACGCACGACGGAGTGATCGACCTGGACGTCCGGGGTGGCCGGGAGGTGGACGCGTGA
- a CDS encoding ABC transporter permease subunit: MNLVRAELERLAARRFVQLMVVLLAVAFAMTVLTTMGGSHRPTGDELSRAQSQAAQEVQRLELAHDRCLRIKAGTLTPDENDYLPRDCAQIDPGQSEQLPTASDYLSGVFVFAKEARPLLYFLIAFLALFGFLVGASYIGADLNSGGVVNLLLWRPRRPAVFAAKLGTLLGGVLGLSVLASVAYLGAFWLIGQASGLTGRTGGEFWASLGAAWVRGLVLVLLAAALGFAVATLGRHTSAALGTVAAYVVVWELGARLVFQILQVARPDRFMLSSYLGAWLAGEVRFWDGSACSTGISGFCDGSYTVGWPAGLVILLGLTGALVAAAFAVFRRRDLV, translated from the coding sequence GTGAACCTGGTCCGTGCCGAGTTGGAGCGGCTGGCCGCGCGGCGTTTCGTGCAGCTCATGGTGGTGTTGCTGGCGGTCGCGTTCGCCATGACGGTGCTGACCACGATGGGCGGTTCGCACCGGCCGACCGGGGACGAGTTGAGCCGGGCCCAGTCGCAGGCCGCGCAGGAGGTCCAGCGGCTGGAGCTGGCGCACGACCGGTGCCTGCGGATCAAGGCGGGCACGCTCACCCCGGACGAGAACGACTACCTGCCGCGCGACTGCGCCCAGATCGATCCGGGCCAGTCGGAGCAGTTGCCGACCGCGTCCGACTACCTCAGCGGCGTCTTCGTCTTCGCCAAGGAGGCCCGGCCGCTGCTCTACTTCCTGATCGCGTTCCTGGCGCTGTTCGGGTTCCTGGTCGGCGCCTCGTACATCGGCGCGGACCTGAACTCGGGCGGGGTGGTGAACCTGCTGCTGTGGCGCCCGCGCCGGCCGGCCGTGTTCGCCGCGAAACTCGGCACGCTGCTGGGCGGCGTGCTCGGTCTCTCCGTGCTGGCGTCGGTGGCCTACCTGGGCGCGTTCTGGCTGATCGGTCAGGCGTCCGGGTTGACCGGCCGGACGGGCGGCGAGTTCTGGGCGTCGCTCGGCGCGGCCTGGGTGCGCGGGCTGGTGCTGGTGCTGCTCGCCGCGGCGCTCGGCTTCGCCGTGGCCACGCTGGGCCGGCACACGTCGGCGGCGCTGGGCACGGTGGCGGCGTACGTGGTGGTGTGGGAGCTGGGTGCCCGGCTGGTGTTCCAGATCCTGCAGGTCGCCCGCCCGGACCGGTTCATGCTCTCCAGCTATCTGGGCGCCTGGCTCGCGGGTGAGGTGCGGTTCTGGGACGGCAGCGCCTGCAGCACCGGGATCTCCGGGTTCTGCGACGGCTCCTACACGGTGGGTTGGCCGGCCGGGCTGGTGATCCTGCTCGGGTTGACCGGCGCGCTGGTGGCCGCCGCGTTCGCGGTGTTCCGCCGGCGCGACCTGGTCTGA
- a CDS encoding ROK family transcriptional regulator has translation MSATRLPGTPRLLRALNDRAALELLLERGPLTRARIGELTGLSKVTASQLVERLEERGLVARVGEQAGGRGPNAQLYAVRPGSAYVVGVDVGAERVVAACADITGAVLGRVEQSTRDTDDPVGVVHNAVVRAASSAGAELSGVRRVVLGTPGLVDPQTGDITFAFNLPRWHSGLLAALREDLDTPVVFENDVNLAAVAEAQSGAARDTADFVLVWVDAGVGLAIMLGGRLHHGSTGAAGEIGYLPVPGVPIPRDVSRRAKPAFQQLAGADAVRAVAAEHGFATPDAAEQGVAAARAAEAVGAAIAAGDAGAPVLDELARRLALGVASTCVVLDPPLVVLAGAVGRAGGAALAERVQREVAAITLVRPRVVSTGLTEEPILRGALRTALDAVRDEVFGSTVG, from the coding sequence ATGAGTGCGACCCGGCTGCCCGGCACCCCCCGACTCCTGCGGGCGCTCAACGACCGCGCGGCGCTGGAACTGCTGCTCGAACGCGGACCGCTGACCCGGGCCCGGATCGGCGAGCTGACCGGGCTGTCCAAGGTGACGGCGTCCCAACTCGTCGAGCGGTTGGAGGAACGCGGCCTGGTCGCCCGGGTCGGCGAGCAGGCCGGTGGGCGGGGCCCGAACGCCCAGCTCTACGCGGTGCGTCCGGGCAGCGCGTACGTGGTCGGCGTGGACGTCGGCGCGGAGCGGGTGGTGGCCGCCTGCGCGGACATCACCGGCGCGGTCCTCGGCCGGGTCGAGCAGTCCACCAGGGACACCGACGACCCGGTGGGCGTGGTGCACAACGCCGTGGTCCGGGCCGCCAGCAGCGCCGGGGCGGAGCTGTCCGGGGTCCGGCGCGTGGTGCTGGGCACGCCCGGCCTGGTCGACCCGCAGACCGGGGACATCACGTTCGCGTTCAACCTGCCGCGCTGGCACAGCGGCCTGCTCGCCGCGCTCCGCGAGGACCTGGACACCCCGGTCGTGTTCGAGAACGACGTGAACCTGGCGGCGGTGGCCGAGGCACAGTCCGGCGCGGCCCGGGACACCGCCGACTTCGTGCTGGTCTGGGTGGACGCGGGCGTCGGTCTGGCGATCATGCTGGGCGGGCGGTTGCACCACGGCAGCACCGGCGCGGCCGGCGAGATCGGCTACCTGCCGGTGCCCGGGGTGCCCATCCCGCGCGACGTGTCCCGGCGGGCCAAGCCGGCGTTCCAGCAGCTCGCCGGTGCCGACGCGGTCCGCGCGGTGGCCGCCGAGCACGGCTTCGCCACCCCGGACGCCGCCGAGCAGGGCGTGGCGGCGGCCCGGGCGGCCGAGGCGGTCGGCGCGGCCATCGCCGCGGGCGACGCGGGCGCCCCGGTGCTCGACGAGTTGGCCCGCCGGCTGGCGCTCGGCGTGGCGAGCACCTGCGTGGTGCTCGACCCGCCGCTGGTGGTGCTCGCCGGCGCGGTCGGCCGGGCCGGCGGGGCCGCGCTGGCCGAGCGGGTGCAGCGCGAGGTCGCGGCGATCACGCTGGTGCGTCCCCGGGTGGTGAGCACCGGGCTGACCGAGGAGCCGATCCTGCGCGGCGCGCTGCGCACCGCGCTCGACGCGGTCCGCGACGAGGTGTTCGGCTCGACGGTCGGCTGA
- a CDS encoding glycoside hydrolase family 3 protein, whose product MGLDPGLRRLALGTLLAAYAGPVPPDWAVDLLADGLAGHTLFGTNVHDLAQLAASTAALRAGRPDVILAIDEEGGDVTRLAHATGSPYPGNAALGAVDDPDLTRAVYAAIGGELAALGLTLDLAPTVDVNTADENPVIGTRSFGADPKRVAVHSAAAVAGLQSAGVAACAKHFPGHGATVADSHHELPTVDVPAAVLRERDLPPFAAVVDAGVRAVMTAHIRVPALTGDGPATFSRAVLHDLLRVEYGFTGTVITDALEMKGAALAAGGVGPAAVRALAAGADLLCIGAQVDADLVELVAAEIVTALGDGRLARARVEEAAGRTAELAGWTGPADAPAPAADSLGYDAALRAVHVEGDLPGATPTLVVQVHATSTVAEGRVPWGLGPHLAPRVAQARAVAGETDPAELRRLAGERPVVLVGRHLHRLPGARELVEALAATHPVTVVEMGWPGAWRPAGARAFVATYGASHANGRAAARVLGLTD is encoded by the coding sequence GTGGGGCTGGATCCAGGACTCCGCCGACTCGCGTTGGGCACGCTGCTGGCCGCGTACGCCGGCCCGGTGCCGCCGGACTGGGCGGTCGACCTGCTCGCCGACGGGCTCGCCGGGCACACCCTGTTCGGCACCAACGTGCACGACCTGGCGCAACTGGCGGCGTCCACCGCGGCGCTGCGCGCCGGCCGCCCGGACGTGATCCTGGCGATCGACGAGGAGGGCGGCGACGTCACCCGGCTGGCCCACGCCACCGGTAGCCCGTACCCGGGCAACGCCGCGCTCGGCGCGGTCGACGACCCGGACCTCACCCGCGCGGTCTACGCCGCGATCGGCGGCGAACTGGCCGCGCTCGGCCTCACCCTCGACCTGGCGCCCACGGTCGACGTGAACACCGCCGACGAGAATCCGGTGATCGGCACCCGCTCGTTCGGCGCCGACCCGAAGCGGGTGGCGGTCCACTCCGCCGCCGCGGTCGCCGGCCTCCAGTCGGCCGGCGTGGCCGCCTGCGCCAAGCACTTCCCCGGCCACGGCGCCACGGTCGCCGACTCGCACCACGAGCTGCCCACGGTCGACGTGCCGGCGGCCGTGCTGCGCGAGCGGGACCTGCCGCCGTTCGCCGCGGTGGTCGACGCCGGCGTCCGCGCGGTGATGACCGCGCACATCCGGGTGCCGGCGTTGACCGGCGACGGTCCGGCGACGTTCAGCCGGGCGGTCCTGCACGACCTGCTGCGCGTCGAGTACGGCTTCACCGGCACGGTGATCACCGACGCGCTGGAGATGAAGGGCGCCGCGCTCGCCGCCGGCGGGGTGGGTCCGGCCGCGGTCCGCGCGCTGGCCGCCGGCGCCGACCTGCTCTGCATCGGCGCCCAGGTCGACGCCGACCTGGTGGAGCTGGTCGCCGCGGAGATCGTCACCGCGCTCGGCGACGGCCGGCTGGCACGCGCCCGGGTGGAGGAGGCCGCCGGCCGGACCGCCGAGCTGGCCGGCTGGACCGGCCCGGCCGACGCCCCGGCCCCGGCCGCCGACTCCCTCGGCTACGACGCCGCGCTGCGGGCGGTGCACGTCGAGGGCGACCTGCCGGGCGCGACCCCCACGCTGGTGGTGCAGGTGCACGCCACCTCCACCGTCGCCGAGGGGCGGGTGCCGTGGGGGCTGGGCCCGCACCTGGCCCCGCGGGTCGCGCAGGCCCGCGCGGTGGCCGGCGAGACCGACCCGGCCGAGCTGCGCCGGCTCGCCGGGGAACGGCCGGTGGTGCTGGTCGGGCGGCACCTGCACCGGCTGCCCGGGGCGCGGGAGCTGGTCGAGGCGCTGGCCGCCACGCACCCGGTGACCGTGGTGGAGATGGGTTGGCCGGGCGCCTGGCGGCCGGCCGGGGCGCGCGCCTTCGTCGCCACCTACGGGGCCAGCCACGCCAACGGTCGCGCGGCGGCGCGGGTGCTCGGCCTGACCGACTGA
- a CDS encoding TetR/AcrR family transcriptional regulator translates to MTEQSAPGTGGPAAGATARGEQTRRLILDTAMRLFRERGYARTTMRAVAQEAGVAVGNAYYYFDSKEHLVQEFYADTQREHRTAAAPVLARERDFAARLAGVLHAGVDVLGPYHSFAGTFFKTAAEPTSPLSPFSAESSPARDASVSLFREALEGSTAKLDDELREALPELLWLGYLGVVLYWVHDRSPGQARTRQLVDGVVPLVDRLVGLSRLRVLRPVTRQALTLIHTLRH, encoded by the coding sequence ATGACCGAGCAGAGCGCGCCGGGGACCGGCGGCCCGGCCGCCGGGGCGACCGCCCGCGGCGAGCAGACCCGCCGGCTGATCCTGGACACCGCCATGCGGCTGTTCCGGGAGCGGGGCTACGCACGCACCACCATGCGCGCCGTGGCCCAGGAGGCCGGCGTGGCGGTGGGCAACGCCTACTACTACTTCGACTCGAAGGAACACCTGGTCCAGGAGTTCTACGCGGACACCCAGCGCGAGCACCGGACGGCCGCCGCGCCGGTGCTCGCCCGGGAGCGGGACTTCGCGGCGCGGCTGGCCGGCGTGCTGCACGCGGGCGTGGACGTGCTGGGCCCGTACCACTCGTTCGCCGGGACGTTCTTCAAGACGGCGGCGGAGCCGACCTCGCCGCTGAGCCCGTTCTCCGCCGAGTCGTCGCCGGCCCGGGACGCGTCGGTGTCGCTGTTCCGCGAGGCGCTGGAGGGCTCGACCGCGAAGCTCGACGACGAGCTGCGGGAGGCGCTGCCGGAGCTGCTCTGGCTCGGCTACCTGGGCGTGGTGCTCTACTGGGTGCACGACCGCTCGCCGGGGCAGGCGCGGACCCGGCAGCTCGTCGACGGCGTGGTGCCGCTGGTCGACCGGCTCGTGGGACTGTCCCGGCTGCGGGTGCTGCGCCCGGTCACCCGGCAGGCGCTCACTCTGATCCACACGTTGCGTCACTGA
- a CDS encoding GNAT family N-acetyltransferase, whose amino-acid sequence MLDRRLFLHLATWLGQWPAGPGLHVVRSWRRARPAWDGRPRPAVAVSVGGSTVLSVPPRRVEEVRALVRGRPLDAWLTALPAAVGAPELTTNRGVFRWCTDPAPLPDVGEWLPPAMPGAPPWLGLFPEVLVVRDADGAYLAGVGIKRHDAYGHELAVGTSPAAQGRGLARRLVAQAARRVLAEGAIPTYVHHPGNHASARVAEAAGFPDRGWTSFGVFPH is encoded by the coding sequence GTGCTTGACCGGCGGCTCTTCCTGCACCTGGCGACCTGGTTGGGGCAGTGGCCGGCGGGTCCCGGGCTGCACGTGGTCCGGTCCTGGCGCCGTGCCCGCCCGGCCTGGGACGGGCGACCCCGCCCGGCGGTCGCGGTCTCGGTGGGCGGCAGCACGGTGCTCTCCGTGCCGCCCCGGCGGGTCGAGGAGGTGCGGGCCCTGGTCCGGGGCCGGCCGCTCGACGCGTGGCTGACCGCGTTGCCGGCGGCGGTCGGCGCGCCGGAACTCACCACCAACCGCGGCGTCTTCCGCTGGTGCACCGACCCGGCGCCGCTGCCCGACGTGGGGGAGTGGCTGCCCCCGGCGATGCCCGGCGCCCCGCCGTGGCTCGGCCTCTTCCCCGAGGTGCTGGTGGTCCGGGACGCCGACGGCGCGTACCTGGCCGGGGTGGGGATCAAGCGGCACGACGCGTACGGGCACGAGTTGGCGGTGGGCACGTCCCCGGCGGCCCAGGGACGCGGCCTGGCCCGGCGGTTGGTCGCGCAGGCGGCCCGGCGGGTGCTGGCCGAGGGGGCGATCCCCACCTACGTGCACCATCCGGGCAACCACGCGTCCGCCCGGGTGGCCGAGGCGGCCGGGTTCCCCGACCGGGGCTGGACCTCGTTCGGCGTCTTCCCGCACTGA
- a CDS encoding response regulator transcription factor: MAQRVLVVDDDRTVADVVCRYLAHAGYEVEHVGDGAAALDAVSRRPPHLVVLDLMLPVLDGLEVCRRLRERPDGVPIVMLTARGDEADRILGLQLGADDYLSKPFSPRELVLRVRSVLRRAGGEPAASPPVRLADDGLEVETGPRVARLHGRELTLTLREFDLLAHLMRHPARAFRRTELLERVWGWSFGDQSTVTVHVRRLREKVEADPARPRRIVTVWGVGYRYEPADA, from the coding sequence GTGGCGCAACGGGTGCTGGTGGTCGACGACGACCGGACGGTCGCCGACGTGGTCTGCCGCTACCTGGCGCACGCCGGCTACGAGGTCGAGCACGTCGGCGACGGGGCGGCGGCCCTGGACGCCGTGTCCCGCCGGCCGCCGCACCTGGTGGTGCTGGACCTGATGCTCCCCGTGCTCGACGGGCTGGAGGTGTGCCGGCGGCTGCGGGAGCGGCCGGACGGCGTACCCATCGTCATGCTCACCGCGCGCGGCGACGAGGCCGACCGGATCCTCGGCCTGCAACTGGGCGCGGACGACTACCTGAGCAAGCCGTTCTCCCCGCGCGAACTGGTGCTGCGGGTCCGCTCGGTGCTGCGGCGGGCCGGCGGCGAGCCGGCCGCCTCGCCGCCGGTGCGGCTCGCCGACGACGGCCTGGAGGTGGAGACCGGCCCCCGGGTGGCCCGCCTGCACGGGCGTGAGCTGACCCTGACGCTGCGCGAGTTCGACCTGCTGGCGCACCTGATGCGGCATCCGGCGCGGGCGTTCCGCCGCACCGAGCTGCTGGAACGGGTGTGGGGGTGGAGCTTCGGCGACCAGTCGACGGTGACCGTGCACGTGCGGCGGCTGCGGGAGAAGGTCGAGGCCGACCCGGCCCGACCCCGCCGCATCGTCACCGTGTGGGGCGTCGGCTACCGCTACGAGCCGGCCGATGCGTGA
- a CDS encoding sensor histidine kinase: MRDLALIFGVALAAALAVGLVGAVALRSLRGRSITVHISVLLAMTVAAVAAGVVGVAQAMFLSPHDLQVVLITVSAAAVVSLAVGWLFARRLAAAAVWADQARARERRIEKGRRDLVAWVSHDLRTPLAGLRAMAEALEDGVVDDPATVAEYHRRIRVETDRMTRLVDDLFELSRINAGALRLSLSTVALGDVVSDALAGAAPLAAARRIRLVAAEAGWPTVTASERELARVVGNLLLNAIRYTPADGTVWVDAGRDVDTAWLAVADTCGGIPEDDLPRVFDVAFRGEPARTPAAAEPGGSGGLGLAIVRGLVEAHGGRVEVQNVSDGCRFVVRLPAVGI, translated from the coding sequence ATGCGTGACCTCGCGCTGATCTTCGGGGTGGCGCTGGCCGCCGCGCTCGCGGTGGGGCTGGTCGGCGCGGTCGCGCTGCGGTCGCTGCGCGGCCGGTCGATCACCGTGCACATCTCGGTGCTGCTGGCGATGACCGTGGCCGCGGTGGCCGCCGGCGTGGTCGGGGTCGCCCAGGCGATGTTCCTGTCCCCGCACGACCTCCAGGTGGTGCTGATCACGGTCTCCGCCGCCGCCGTGGTGAGCCTGGCGGTGGGCTGGCTGTTCGCCCGCCGGCTGGCCGCCGCCGCGGTCTGGGCGGACCAGGCGCGGGCCCGGGAGCGGCGGATCGAGAAGGGCCGCCGCGACCTGGTCGCCTGGGTCTCGCACGACCTGCGGACGCCGCTGGCCGGCCTGCGGGCGATGGCCGAGGCGCTGGAGGACGGGGTGGTCGACGACCCGGCGACGGTGGCCGAGTACCACCGCCGGATCCGGGTGGAGACCGACCGGATGACCCGGCTGGTCGACGACCTGTTTGAGCTGTCCCGGATCAACGCCGGCGCGCTGCGGCTGTCGCTGTCCACGGTGGCGCTCGGCGACGTGGTCTCCGACGCGCTGGCCGGCGCCGCGCCGCTGGCCGCCGCCCGCCGGATCCGGCTGGTCGCGGCGGAGGCCGGCTGGCCGACGGTGACCGCCAGCGAACGGGAGCTGGCGCGGGTGGTGGGCAACCTGCTGCTGAACGCGATCCGCTACACCCCGGCCGACGGCACGGTGTGGGTGGACGCCGGGCGGGACGTCGACACCGCCTGGCTGGCCGTCGCGGACACCTGCGGCGGCATTCCGGAGGACGACCTGCCCCGGGTCTTCGACGTGGCGTTCCGGGGCGAGCCGGCCCGCACCCCGGCGGCGGCCGAGCCGGGCGGCTCCGGCGGGCTCGGACTGGCGATCGTGCGCGGGTTGGTTGAGGCGCACGGCGGGCGGGTAGAGGTCCAGAACGTCAGCGACGGATGCCGATTCGTGGTCCGCCTGCCGGCCGTTGGAATCTGA
- a CDS encoding Clp protease N-terminal domain-containing protein codes for MTEPEPLKMSQPVRLDDLIAGIKKARPDALDQLADAVLLADHLGDVADHLIGHFVDQARRSGASWTEIGRSMGVSKQAAQKRSAAKAETAAALDPNAGFGRFTPRARNVVLASQEEARTAGNAEITPGHVALGLLAEPEGLAAALVVARGVPLETLREAVTATLPAKAEQVPDLIPYDARAKKVLELTFREALRMGHNYIGTEHILLALLEEEGGDGVLGGLGLTKESLETAVEGALAELTRKRA; via the coding sequence ATGACCGAGCCAGAACCGCTCAAGATGAGCCAACCGGTGCGCCTCGACGACCTGATCGCCGGCATCAAGAAGGCGCGCCCCGACGCACTCGACCAACTCGCCGACGCGGTCCTCCTCGCCGACCACCTGGGCGACGTCGCCGACCACCTGATCGGCCACTTCGTCGACCAGGCGCGCCGCTCCGGCGCCTCGTGGACGGAGATCGGCCGCAGCATGGGGGTGAGCAAGCAGGCCGCCCAGAAGCGCTCCGCGGCCAAGGCGGAGACCGCCGCCGCGCTCGACCCCAACGCCGGGTTCGGCCGGTTCACCCCGCGCGCCCGCAACGTGGTGCTGGCCTCGCAGGAGGAGGCGCGGACGGCCGGCAACGCCGAGATCACCCCGGGGCACGTCGCGCTGGGACTGCTCGCCGAGCCGGAAGGGCTGGCCGCCGCGCTGGTCGTGGCCCGGGGCGTACCCCTGGAGACGCTGCGGGAGGCCGTCACCGCGACCCTGCCGGCGAAGGCCGAGCAGGTCCCGGACCTGATCCCCTACGACGCGCGGGCCAAGAAGGTCCTGGAGCTGACGTTCCGGGAGGCGCTGCGGATGGGCCACAACTACATCGGTACGGAACACATCCTGCTCGCCCTACTGGAGGAGGAGGGCGGCGACGGCGTGCTCGGCGGGCTCGGCCTGACCAAGGAGTCGCTGGAGACCGCGGTGGAGGGCGCGCTTGCCGAACTCACGCGCAAGCGGGCCTGA